Proteins from a genomic interval of Lolium perenne isolate Kyuss_39 chromosome 1, Kyuss_2.0, whole genome shotgun sequence:
- the LOC127343090 gene encoding E3 UFM1-protein ligase 1 homolog isoform X2 — MDAELLELQRQLEAAQSARSSVRLSERNVVELVQKLQERGLIDFELLHTVSGKEYITSDHLKHEIKLEINNRGRASLVDLSDILGVDLYHVERQAQKVVTEDPALMLINGEIMSQSYWDTVTEEINEKLQERSQIALAEIAAQLHIGSELVINILEPRLGTIVKGRLEGGQLYTPAYVSRITAMVRGAARGITVPTNLPSVWNSLQQQLQEMHGSNGVSVEGSFFQSIFAALLKEGAVLGSLRAGVNWTPAVFAHAQKESVDAFFSQNSYIGYEVLQKLAIPQPKQYLEARYPDGIALEAIFVHPSVVDMLDAAVGDAIENGQWIDSLSVLPSYISGPDATKILSLCPSFQKAAKSSKAVIFGESCVFSNVFIKSIFDRLEKEIDSFGIRHIADQGNPMNMNSSTSAQYSNTKDIGDNDTSSTTSTGVSSDRGPKKKRGKVAGSAKGGSLEKDDDSEEIIPVKGKKSHRKNKDAGSSGDAKRGGKKTSEKPKEENTNIFPDELIQQKVLAVAPELEELSDDFNNPIKLLSSHLRPMLIDSWKKKRNTMLSENAERRRSVLDNLQKQLDEAVLDMQLYEKALDVFEDDPATSGILHKHLLRTLGTPTVDKILLTLDKDNKLKSGMEFEDSEEQHVQLSTTDRTFLAKDLPGQLSSKAQALVEALEGKRFDSFLDALRDTAEESGLSFKKLDKRLERSMMHSYRKDLIAQVSSESDPVSFLPKVVALLFLQAYNKALQAPGRAVGAVITILKDKLPASTFKVLTDYHSTTVKVLAIQAAATGDDEDCTSARLMERREDLVERLMPELKSLALGTSKE; from the exons ATGGACGCGGAGCTCCTGGAGCTGCAGCGGCAGCTGGAGGCGGCGCAGAGCGCGCGGTCGAGCGTGCGCCTGTCGGAGCGGAACGTGGTGGAGCTGGTGCAGAAGCTGCAGGAGCGCGGCCTCATCGACTTCGAGCTCCTCCACACCGTCTCCGGCAAGGAGTACATCACATCC GACCATCTGAAGCATGAGATCAAGTTGGAGATCAACAATCGAGGGCGCGCATCACTAGTCGATTTATCAGATATCCTGGGGGTGGATCTCTACCATGTTGAGAGGCAGGCACAAAAGGTTGTCACGGAGGATCCGGCCCTGATGTTGATCAACGGTGAGATCATGTCACAGTCTTACTGGGACACTGTGACAGAAGAGATAAACGAGAAGTTGCAAGAGCGCAGCCAGATTGCCTTGGCTGAGATTGCTGCGCAGCTACACATTGGATCGGAGCTGGTCATCAATATCCTCGAGCCCCGGCTTGGAACTATT GTGAAGGGAAGGCTGGAAGGTGGCCAGCTATACACTCCAGCATATGTCTCACGGATTACTGCCATGGTCCGTGGTGCGGCAAGGGGTATAACAGTTCCGACAAACTTGCCATCTGTTTGGAACTCCTTGCAGCAACAGCTCCAAGAAATGCACGGTTCTAATGGAGTTTCGGTGGAAGGTTCATTCTTCCAGTCCATTTTTGCCGCCTTGCTAAAAGAAGGTGCTGTACTTGGGTCTCTCCGTGCGGGAGTAAATTGGACACCAGCT GTTTTTGCGCATGCTCAAAAGGAAAGCGTTGATGCCTTTTTTTCACAG AACTCTTATATTGGTTACGAAGTGCTTCAGAAACTTGCAATCCCTCAGCCTAAGCAGTACTTGGAG GCCAGATATCCAGATGGCATTGCACTGGAGGCTATTTTTGTTCATCCTTCAGTTGTCGATATGCTAGATGCTGCTGTGGGTGACGCAATCGAGAATGGACAATG GATTGATTCTCTTTCGGTCCTTCCATCGTATATCAGTGGCCCTGATGCAACCAAGATATTGTCCCTTTGTCCATCTTTTCAGAAAGCAGCCAAG TCTTCTAAAGCAGTGATATTTGGAGAATCATGTGTCTTCAGTAATGTGTTCATTAAG AGTATTTTTGATCGACTAGAGAAGGAGATTGACTCCTTTGGTATTAGACATATTGCTGATCAAGGAAACCCCATGAATATGAATTCGAGTACATCTGCCCAGTACTCGAACACAAAAGACATTGGTGATAATGACACCAGTAGTACTACTAGTACTGGTGTTTCATCAGACAGAGGGCCAAAGAAGAAAAGAGGGAAAGTGGCAGGGTCTGCCAAAGGTGGATCACTTGAAAAGGATGATGACAGTGAAGAAATTATCCCTGTAAAGGGCAAGAAATCTCATAGAAAAAACAAGGATGCTGGTTCTTCAGGTGATGCCAAACGTGGTGGTAAAAAAACATCAGAGAAACCAAAAGAGGAGAATACAAATATCTTTCCTGATGAATTGATACAGCAAAAGGTTTTGGCTGTTGCTCCAGAGTTAGAAGAGTTGTCAG ATGACTTCAACAACCCCATTAAATTATTGTCATCTCACCTGAGACCAATGCTTATTGACtcctggaagaagaagaggaacaccatGCTGTCAGAAAATGCTGAAAGGAGGCGGAGTGTGCTTGATAATCTGCAAAAGCAGCTAGATGAG GCAGTCCTGGATATGCAACTCTATGAAAAAGCTCTGGATGTGTTTGAGGATGATCCTGCTACCTCC GGTATATTACACAAGCATCTGCTAAGAACTCTGGGCACACCAACAGTGGACAAGATTTTGCTTACTCTG GATAAGGACAACAAATTGAagagtggaatggaatttgaagACAGTGAAGAACAACATGTTCAATTAAGCACCACTGACCGTACTTTTCTG GCAAAGGATCTTCCTGGGCAATTGTCATCAAAGGCTCAAGCTTTAGTCGAAGCGCTGGAGGGAAAG CGGTTTGATTCATTTCTGGATGCCTTAAGAGATACAGCAGAGGAAAG TGGCTTGTCATTTAAGAAGCTTGATAAAAGATTAGAGCGGTCAATGATGCATTCTTACCGCAAG GAtttgatagcacaagtttcttcaGAGAGTGATCCAGTTTCATTCCTACCAAAAGTTGTTGCTCTACTTTTTCTTCAG GCATACAATAAGGCTCTTCAGGCACCTGGAAGGGCTGTTGGTGCTGTAATCACAATACTGAAG GACAAGCTGCCAGCTTCAACCTTTAAGGTTTTGACTGATTATCACAGCACAACCGTGAAAGTTCTCGCAATACAAGCTGCTGCTACGGGTGAT GATGAAGACTGCACATCGGCTAGGTTGATGGAGAGGAGGGAAGATCTGGTGGAGAGGCTGATGCCGGAACTGAAATCACTGGCCCTCGGCACAAGCAAAGAGTGA
- the LOC127343090 gene encoding E3 UFM1-protein ligase 1 homolog isoform X1 — MDAELLELQRQLEAAQSARSSVRLSERNVVELVQKLQERGLIDFELLHTVSGKEYITSDHLKHEIKLEINNRGRASLVDLSDILGVDLYHVERQAQKVVTEDPALMLINGEIMSQSYWDTVTEEINEKLQERSQIALAEIAAQLHIGSELVINILEPRLGTIVKGRLEGGQLYTPAYVSRITAMVRGAARGITVPTNLPSVWNSLQQQLQEMHGSNGVSVEGSFFQSIFAALLKEGAVLGSLRAGVNWTPAVFAHAQKESVDAFFSQNSYIGYEVLQKLAIPQPKQYLEARYPDGIALEAIFVHPSVVDMLDAAVGDAIENGQWIDSLSVLPSYISGPDATKILSLCPSFQKAAKSSKAVIFGESCVFSNVFIKSIFDRLEKEIDSFGIRHIADQGNPMNMNSSTSAQYSNTKDIGDNDTSSTTSTGVSSDRGPKKKRGKVAGSAKGGSLEKDDDSEEIIPVKGKKSHRKNKDAGSSGDAKRGGKKTSEKPKEENTNIFPDELIQQKVLAVAPELEELSGSDDFNNPIKLLSSHLRPMLIDSWKKKRNTMLSENAERRRSVLDNLQKQLDEAVLDMQLYEKALDVFEDDPATSGILHKHLLRTLGTPTVDKILLTLDKDNKLKSGMEFEDSEEQHVQLSTTDRTFLAKDLPGQLSSKAQALVEALEGKRFDSFLDALRDTAEESGLSFKKLDKRLERSMMHSYRKDLIAQVSSESDPVSFLPKVVALLFLQAYNKALQAPGRAVGAVITILKDKLPASTFKVLTDYHSTTVKVLAIQAAATGDDEDCTSARLMERREDLVERLMPELKSLALGTSKE, encoded by the exons ATGGACGCGGAGCTCCTGGAGCTGCAGCGGCAGCTGGAGGCGGCGCAGAGCGCGCGGTCGAGCGTGCGCCTGTCGGAGCGGAACGTGGTGGAGCTGGTGCAGAAGCTGCAGGAGCGCGGCCTCATCGACTTCGAGCTCCTCCACACCGTCTCCGGCAAGGAGTACATCACATCC GACCATCTGAAGCATGAGATCAAGTTGGAGATCAACAATCGAGGGCGCGCATCACTAGTCGATTTATCAGATATCCTGGGGGTGGATCTCTACCATGTTGAGAGGCAGGCACAAAAGGTTGTCACGGAGGATCCGGCCCTGATGTTGATCAACGGTGAGATCATGTCACAGTCTTACTGGGACACTGTGACAGAAGAGATAAACGAGAAGTTGCAAGAGCGCAGCCAGATTGCCTTGGCTGAGATTGCTGCGCAGCTACACATTGGATCGGAGCTGGTCATCAATATCCTCGAGCCCCGGCTTGGAACTATT GTGAAGGGAAGGCTGGAAGGTGGCCAGCTATACACTCCAGCATATGTCTCACGGATTACTGCCATGGTCCGTGGTGCGGCAAGGGGTATAACAGTTCCGACAAACTTGCCATCTGTTTGGAACTCCTTGCAGCAACAGCTCCAAGAAATGCACGGTTCTAATGGAGTTTCGGTGGAAGGTTCATTCTTCCAGTCCATTTTTGCCGCCTTGCTAAAAGAAGGTGCTGTACTTGGGTCTCTCCGTGCGGGAGTAAATTGGACACCAGCT GTTTTTGCGCATGCTCAAAAGGAAAGCGTTGATGCCTTTTTTTCACAG AACTCTTATATTGGTTACGAAGTGCTTCAGAAACTTGCAATCCCTCAGCCTAAGCAGTACTTGGAG GCCAGATATCCAGATGGCATTGCACTGGAGGCTATTTTTGTTCATCCTTCAGTTGTCGATATGCTAGATGCTGCTGTGGGTGACGCAATCGAGAATGGACAATG GATTGATTCTCTTTCGGTCCTTCCATCGTATATCAGTGGCCCTGATGCAACCAAGATATTGTCCCTTTGTCCATCTTTTCAGAAAGCAGCCAAG TCTTCTAAAGCAGTGATATTTGGAGAATCATGTGTCTTCAGTAATGTGTTCATTAAG AGTATTTTTGATCGACTAGAGAAGGAGATTGACTCCTTTGGTATTAGACATATTGCTGATCAAGGAAACCCCATGAATATGAATTCGAGTACATCTGCCCAGTACTCGAACACAAAAGACATTGGTGATAATGACACCAGTAGTACTACTAGTACTGGTGTTTCATCAGACAGAGGGCCAAAGAAGAAAAGAGGGAAAGTGGCAGGGTCTGCCAAAGGTGGATCACTTGAAAAGGATGATGACAGTGAAGAAATTATCCCTGTAAAGGGCAAGAAATCTCATAGAAAAAACAAGGATGCTGGTTCTTCAGGTGATGCCAAACGTGGTGGTAAAAAAACATCAGAGAAACCAAAAGAGGAGAATACAAATATCTTTCCTGATGAATTGATACAGCAAAAGGTTTTGGCTGTTGCTCCAGAGTTAGAAGAGTTGTCAG GCTCAGATGACTTCAACAACCCCATTAAATTATTGTCATCTCACCTGAGACCAATGCTTATTGACtcctggaagaagaagaggaacaccatGCTGTCAGAAAATGCTGAAAGGAGGCGGAGTGTGCTTGATAATCTGCAAAAGCAGCTAGATGAG GCAGTCCTGGATATGCAACTCTATGAAAAAGCTCTGGATGTGTTTGAGGATGATCCTGCTACCTCC GGTATATTACACAAGCATCTGCTAAGAACTCTGGGCACACCAACAGTGGACAAGATTTTGCTTACTCTG GATAAGGACAACAAATTGAagagtggaatggaatttgaagACAGTGAAGAACAACATGTTCAATTAAGCACCACTGACCGTACTTTTCTG GCAAAGGATCTTCCTGGGCAATTGTCATCAAAGGCTCAAGCTTTAGTCGAAGCGCTGGAGGGAAAG CGGTTTGATTCATTTCTGGATGCCTTAAGAGATACAGCAGAGGAAAG TGGCTTGTCATTTAAGAAGCTTGATAAAAGATTAGAGCGGTCAATGATGCATTCTTACCGCAAG GAtttgatagcacaagtttcttcaGAGAGTGATCCAGTTTCATTCCTACCAAAAGTTGTTGCTCTACTTTTTCTTCAG GCATACAATAAGGCTCTTCAGGCACCTGGAAGGGCTGTTGGTGCTGTAATCACAATACTGAAG GACAAGCTGCCAGCTTCAACCTTTAAGGTTTTGACTGATTATCACAGCACAACCGTGAAAGTTCTCGCAATACAAGCTGCTGCTACGGGTGAT GATGAAGACTGCACATCGGCTAGGTTGATGGAGAGGAGGGAAGATCTGGTGGAGAGGCTGATGCCGGAACTGAAATCACTGGCCCTCGGCACAAGCAAAGAGTGA
- the LOC127343082 gene encoding uncharacterized protein, with protein sequence MVVLHVKWTTSSPSPSPSPEAEFLHECAATAAVADVAAALAGTAGLQARVLSLCRRLRERCADAPAAYGELERALSEAEAYASKVQVRHNKFLSPRALREHIKNIEKAAANTLEVSLGALCLQHSKSDEKHDTIQLWWAGKELAMDKKLSDYIGTNDKTKIVVRLSLPNDA encoded by the exons ATGGTGGTGCTGCACGTGAAGTGGACGACCTCCTCCCCATCTCCGTCGCCGTCGCCGGAGGCGGAGTTCCTGCACGAGTGCGCCGCCACGGCCGCCGTCGCGGACGTGGCGGCCGCGCTCGCGGGCACCGCCGGACTCCAGGCCCGCGTCCTCTCCCTCTGCCGCCGCCTCCGAG AGCGGTGCGCGGACGCGCCCGCGGCGTACGGGGAGCTCGAGAGGGCTCTGTCGGAGGCCGAGGCCTACGCATCCAAG gtacaaGTCCGGCATAACAAATTCTTGTCCCCTCGTGCTCTAAGAGAACATATCAAGAATATTGAAAAAGCAGCTGCTAATACTCTCGAAGTGTCTTTGGGGGCATTGTGTCTGCAACATTCAAAATCAG ATGAAAAGCATGACACCATACAACTTTGGTGGGCTGGAAAAGAGCTAGCTATGGACAAGAAGCTATCTGACTATATTGGTACAAATGACAAAACAAAG ATTGTCGTCAGGCTAAGCCTCCCCAATGATGCTTGA
- the LOC127343071 gene encoding probable membrane-associated kinase regulator 3 — MARAPTMVIQDDYIDMDLSPSSPKCALLEFEFQSGAGAGGVSRHDRETAYESPADELFYRGKLLPLHLPPRLQLVQKLLQEQQVRVPEIKPAAAPPSASVSEAEDDKVGAKKYSWSKRLKLMKRWTSREYIKSFFLARSGDIGGGAAVRMGSVLDQDELCSHRRSFSGIIRRVRLVVATKASPPATSPLCSSSSSSSASTPSCGNPEGFFLRPRTATPVLKRSSSAGSEEGGIHGAIAHCKRSHQQLLQQGRRSASGVVFYSLSNTPRISTSTSVAVTAAAAASEAAQKERQEICRG, encoded by the coding sequence ATGGCGAGGGCCCCGACGATGGTGATCCAGGACGACTACATCGACATGGACCTCAGCCCCTCCTCGCCCAAATGCGCGTTGCTGGAGTTCGAGTTCCAgagcggcgccggcgccggcggcgtgTCCAGGCACGACAGGGAGACCGCCTACGAGTCCCCGGCCGACGAGCTCTTCTACAGGGGCAAGCTCCTTCCGCTGCACCTGCCGCCGCGGCTGCAGCTCGTGCAGAAGCTGCTGCAGGAGCAGCAGGTGCGCGTGCCGGAGATCAagccggcggcggcgccgcctaGCGCGAGCGTGAGCGAGGCGGAGGACGACAAGGTGGGCGCCAAGAAGTACTCTTGGTCCAAGAGGCTAAAGCTGATGAAGCGGTGGACGTCGAGGGAGTACATCAAGTCCTTCTTCTTGGCCAGGTCAGGCGAcattggcggcggcgcggcggtgcGGATGGGGAGCGTGCTGGACCAGGACGAGCTCTGCAGCCACCGCAGGTCCTTCTCTGGCATCATCCGGCGGGTGCGCCTGGTGGTGGCGACCAAGGCGTCACCCCCGGCTACCTCTCCCCTctgctcgtcgtcctcctcctcgtccgcgTCGACGCCGTCCTGCGGCAACCCGGAGGGGTTCTTCCTCCGGCCGAGGACGGCAACGCCGGTGCTCAAGCGGAGCAGCAGCGCCGGGTCGGAGGAGGGGGGCATCCACGGCGCCATTGCCCACTGCAAGAGGTCGCACCAGCAGCTGCTACAGCAGGGGCGGAGGAGCGCCAGCGGCGTCGtgttctactcgctgtccaacacCCCTAggatctccacctccacctctgtcgccgtaaccgccgccgccgccgccagtgagGCGGCGCAAAAAGAGAGGCAGGAGATTTGCAGGGGATGA